In Neorhodopirellula lusitana, a genomic segment contains:
- a CDS encoding GspE/PulE family protein, with amino-acid sequence MSQRRIGQILVDLGFLTDDQLEIVLEEQEQQPGALFGRVAEGMQLITDEQLMQALAEQMGMQTVTLEGVKIEPEILGMISETMAQLYRCVPVKFDKASNMLTIATCDPQNLNIQDELRTFLGYEISVVVATERDVNTTITKHFDSEAESVEKLVAELNEDEDLKVAAASVLDQEKFNITDAAALADSAPVRKLLNMVLLLAIKDHASDIHFEPFEDEFRIRIKAEGVLYEMVPPPRHLAFAITTRIKVMADLDIAERRMPQDGRIELMVGGHPVDLRVSVLPTIFGESTVMRVLDRSVVNLSLDNVGMNAVTIDKFRKAIDRPNGIVLVTGPTGSGKTTTLYSALSEMNDITEKLITTEDPVEYDIDGIIQIPIDSDAGVTFASCLRAILRQDPDTILVGEIRDLETAEIAIQAALTGHLVFSTLHTNDSPSTVTRLTDMGIQPFMICATVEAILAQRLVRRICTGCREKTRVSSDILMELGLKREDVEKVDFFKGTGCEKCNNTGYKGRIALFELMLMNDTIREMIMSGDSTDDLRDKAQADGMITLRDYGMTVAQEGITTLDEIVRETVNE; translated from the coding sequence ATGTCACAGCGTCGCATCGGACAGATCCTCGTCGACCTCGGTTTCTTGACCGATGATCAGCTTGAGATCGTACTGGAAGAACAGGAACAACAGCCCGGTGCACTTTTTGGCCGGGTGGCTGAAGGGATGCAGCTGATCACGGACGAGCAACTGATGCAGGCGCTCGCCGAGCAGATGGGGATGCAAACCGTCACGCTGGAAGGCGTGAAGATCGAGCCCGAAATCCTGGGCATGATCAGCGAAACGATGGCCCAGCTTTATCGGTGCGTGCCGGTCAAGTTCGACAAGGCTAGCAACATGCTGACCATCGCCACGTGCGACCCCCAAAACCTGAACATCCAAGACGAACTGCGAACGTTCTTGGGTTACGAAATCAGCGTCGTCGTCGCCACCGAACGCGACGTCAACACGACCATCACGAAGCACTTCGACAGCGAAGCCGAGAGTGTTGAAAAGCTGGTCGCCGAACTGAACGAAGACGAAGACCTGAAGGTGGCCGCGGCCAGCGTTCTGGATCAAGAGAAGTTCAATATCACCGACGCGGCCGCTCTGGCGGACTCCGCCCCCGTTCGCAAGTTGCTGAACATGGTGTTGCTGTTGGCGATTAAGGATCACGCGTCGGACATTCACTTCGAACCCTTTGAAGATGAGTTCCGGATCCGGATTAAGGCCGAAGGCGTGCTTTATGAAATGGTCCCGCCACCACGTCACTTGGCGTTCGCGATCACGACGCGGATCAAGGTGATGGCGGACCTCGACATCGCCGAACGCCGAATGCCGCAAGACGGCCGGATTGAATTGATGGTCGGGGGTCACCCTGTCGACCTTCGCGTCAGTGTGCTGCCTACCATTTTTGGTGAGTCGACGGTCATGCGGGTGCTCGACCGCTCCGTCGTGAACCTGTCGCTCGACAACGTGGGCATGAACGCGGTCACGATCGACAAGTTCCGCAAAGCGATCGACCGGCCCAACGGCATCGTCTTGGTGACCGGGCCGACCGGTTCCGGAAAGACGACCACGCTGTACTCGGCATTGTCCGAGATGAATGACATCACCGAAAAACTGATCACGACCGAAGACCCCGTGGAATACGACATCGACGGGATTATCCAGATCCCCATCGACTCGGACGCGGGCGTGACGTTTGCCTCATGCTTGCGGGCGATCCTGCGACAGGACCCGGACACGATTCTGGTCGGTGAGATTCGCGACCTGGAAACGGCGGAGATCGCGATTCAGGCGGCACTGACGGGGCACTTGGTATTCAGCACATTGCACACGAACGACTCACCCAGCACGGTGACGCGATTGACCGACATGGGCATCCAGCCGTTCATGATCTGCGCGACCGTGGAAGCGATTTTGGCGCAACGTCTGGTGCGCCGAATCTGCACCGGTTGCCGCGAGAAAACCCGCGTCAGTTCCGACATCCTGATGGAGCTGGGTTTGAAACGAGAGGACGTCGAGAAGGTCGACTTCTTCAAGGGCACCGGTTGCGAAAAATGCAACAACACCGGGTACAAAGGCCGGATCGCCTTGTTTGAATTGATGCTGATGAACGACACGATCCGCGAAATGATCATGTCCGGCGACAGCACCGATGACTTGCGAGACAAAGCCCAAGCCGACGGCATGATCACACTAAGAGACTACGGCATGACCGTCGCTCAAGAAGGCATCACCACACTAG
- a CDS encoding type IV pilus twitching motility protein PilT, with amino-acid sequence MATVLIDKLLQAAVKQGVSDIHIVVGQPPVFRMHGRMRKLETKSLEAEDAVGLMKSITPERCQRELQETGSADFGFAFGELARFRVSVFKQRGFISMVLRQIPNDKLTPEQLGLPESVVKMVHRPRGLFLVTGPTGSGKSTTLASLINLINETVDHHIITIEDPIEFYHDHKESTINQREVGVDVPSFSEAIRRALRQDPDVILVGELRDLETIEAAISAAETGHVVFGTLHTNSAQGTVNRIIDAFPGNLQDQIRTQLASTLIGVVAQSLLPKIGGGRCAAYEVLVVTSGISNLIRENKTFRINSSMQTGAKFGMQLMDDALFQHWKAGRVTVEDVLAKSHGPDELARRIVQARKGIEEEQSEQ; translated from the coding sequence ATGGCTACCGTCCTGATTGACAAATTGCTGCAGGCTGCGGTGAAGCAGGGCGTCAGTGACATTCACATTGTCGTTGGGCAACCTCCCGTTTTTCGTATGCATGGTCGGATGCGGAAGCTGGAAACGAAGTCGCTCGAGGCGGAGGACGCCGTCGGGCTGATGAAAAGCATCACACCAGAACGCTGTCAGCGTGAACTGCAAGAGACAGGCTCGGCCGACTTCGGGTTCGCTTTTGGCGAACTTGCTCGTTTCCGGGTTTCCGTTTTCAAACAGCGCGGCTTCATCTCGATGGTGTTGCGGCAGATCCCGAATGACAAATTGACACCCGAGCAACTCGGCTTGCCGGAATCTGTCGTCAAAATGGTGCACCGGCCTCGCGGTCTGTTCTTGGTCACCGGGCCAACCGGTTCGGGCAAGTCCACGACGCTGGCCAGCTTGATCAACTTGATCAACGAGACCGTCGACCACCACATCATCACGATCGAAGACCCGATCGAGTTCTACCACGACCACAAAGAATCGACGATCAATCAACGGGAAGTCGGCGTCGACGTGCCGAGCTTCTCCGAAGCGATTCGGCGAGCGTTGCGGCAGGACCCCGACGTGATCCTGGTCGGTGAGCTTCGCGACCTGGAAACCATCGAAGCGGCCATTAGTGCGGCGGAAACCGGGCACGTGGTGTTCGGCACCCTGCACACGAACAGTGCTCAGGGCACGGTCAACCGAATCATCGACGCGTTCCCCGGCAACCTGCAGGATCAGATCCGGACCCAACTCGCCAGTACGCTGATTGGCGTGGTGGCTCAGTCGCTGCTGCCCAAGATTGGCGGTGGTCGATGCGCGGCCTACGAAGTCCTGGTGGTGACCTCGGGGATCTCGAACCTGATCCGTGAAAACAAGACATTCCGTATTAACTCGTCCATGCAAACGGGAGCCAAGTTCGGCATGCAGTTGATGGACGATGCCCTGTTCCAGCACTGGAAGGCTGGCCGGGTGACGGTCGAAGACGTGCTGGCCAAGTCGCACGGCCCCGACGAACTCGCCCGCCGAATCGTTCAAGCCCGCAAAGGAATCGAGGAAGAGCAATCGGAGCAGTAA
- a CDS encoding GspE/PulE family protein → MSRTMQEFTDLLLQQGVISLDQLTEAEDVAKTSKMEVGDVLVKLEYATPEEVAQALAKFHKIPYVDLRSVRVNESVIELVPESVARENMVLPYKEEDGALTILIADPFDLETVEKLRFILNRKIETALAPKEAINGAINQYYGQVEGESADSMLQEFTDTAIDFTETDSGADGMEDGDEGDDSAPVIRLVNLMIAEAVQLRASDIHIEPFEHRVRIRYRIDGRCVEREAAPRRMLSAIIARIKILSKIDISEKRRPTDGRIKITVGDKQLDLRVSIIPTNHGQSCVMRLLDKDNIKVGTRQLGLSERDFKNFNSLIKRPNGIILVTGPTGSGKTTTLYASLNALNRPDRKIITAEDPVEYYLPGINQVEVKHSIGLDFGRIIRAMLRQAPNIILVGEMRDHETASMGIQASLTGHLVFSTLHTNDAPSAISRMVDIGVPSYMVASSVIAVLAQRLVRTICPRCKVRYQPSEEVIRESLLPPEMIAQAEFSKGRGCTYCGRSGYRGRIGIYELMLVNSNLREMMFKGSTTKLIREEAIRNGMSTLYADGMLKVIRGTTTFEEVYRVAKQTEQEELSLSHISKSLSTL, encoded by the coding sequence GCAAGATGGAAGTCGGCGATGTGCTGGTGAAACTGGAATATGCGACGCCCGAAGAAGTCGCCCAGGCGTTGGCCAAGTTCCATAAGATTCCCTACGTGGACCTGCGTTCGGTACGGGTCAACGAATCCGTGATCGAACTGGTGCCCGAATCGGTCGCCCGGGAAAACATGGTCCTGCCCTACAAAGAAGAAGACGGGGCACTAACAATCTTGATTGCTGACCCCTTTGACCTGGAAACGGTCGAAAAGCTGCGATTCATCCTGAACCGGAAGATCGAGACCGCGTTGGCCCCCAAGGAGGCGATCAACGGAGCGATCAACCAGTATTACGGTCAGGTCGAAGGTGAGTCCGCTGACTCGATGCTCCAGGAGTTCACGGACACGGCGATCGACTTCACCGAAACCGACAGTGGCGCCGACGGGATGGAAGACGGCGACGAGGGCGACGATTCCGCTCCCGTGATCCGCCTGGTCAACCTGATGATCGCCGAAGCGGTCCAGCTCCGGGCCAGTGACATTCACATCGAACCCTTCGAGCACCGTGTCCGAATCCGTTATCGTATTGATGGCCGTTGTGTAGAGCGGGAAGCAGCCCCCCGGCGGATGTTATCGGCCATCATCGCCCGGATCAAAATCCTTTCGAAGATCGACATCTCCGAAAAGCGACGCCCCACTGACGGGCGGATCAAGATCACCGTGGGTGACAAGCAGCTCGACCTGCGGGTCAGCATCATCCCGACCAACCACGGCCAGTCCTGCGTCATGCGACTGCTCGACAAGGACAACATCAAGGTCGGCACCCGCCAGCTCGGTTTGTCCGAGCGTGACTTCAAGAATTTCAACTCGCTGATCAAACGGCCCAACGGAATCATCCTGGTTACCGGCCCCACCGGTTCGGGGAAGACCACCACCCTCTATGCGTCGTTGAACGCACTGAACCGACCCGACCGCAAGATCATCACCGCGGAGGACCCGGTCGAGTACTACCTGCCCGGGATCAACCAAGTCGAAGTGAAGCACTCGATCGGGCTGGACTTTGGACGCATCATTCGGGCCATGCTCCGCCAAGCACCGAACATCATCCTGGTCGGTGAAATGCGAGATCATGAGACCGCATCGATGGGAATCCAGGCCTCATTAACTGGACACCTGGTTTTCAGTACGTTACATACGAACGATGCGCCCAGTGCTATCTCCCGAATGGTAGACATCGGTGTACCATCCTATATGGTGGCTAGTTCCGTAATCGCGGTGCTGGCCCAGCGGTTGGTGCGGACGATTTGCCCTCGCTGCAAGGTCCGCTACCAGCCTTCCGAAGAGGTGATCCGGGAGTCACTGTTGCCGCCTGAGATGATTGCGCAGGCGGAGTTCAGCAAGGGTCGTGGGTGCACTTATTGCGGTCGGTCTGGCTATCGCGGCCGGATCGGGATCTACGAACTGATGCTGGTGAACAGCAATTTGCGTGAGATGATGTTCAAGGGATCGACCACCAAACTGATCCGGGAAGAGGCAATTCGCAACGGAATGTCAACGCTTTACGCCGACGGAATGCTGAAAGTGATCCGGGGAACAACGACGTTTGAAGAGGTTTACCGGGTCGCCAAGCAAACCGAGCAGGAAGAGCTTTCGCTCAGCCATATCTCGAAGTCCCTGTCGACGCTGTAG